One part of the Maridesulfovibrio sp. genome encodes these proteins:
- the csrA gene encoding carbon storage regulator CsrA, whose amino-acid sequence MLILTRRPGEALYLDDNIKITVLSVQGRQVKLGLEIPAETTVYREEVYLKIKEQNRLALENTEQDLLAATELWQKKEQK is encoded by the coding sequence ATGCTTATTTTGACCCGGAGACCGGGGGAAGCCCTATACCTGGATGACAACATCAAGATCACGGTATTAAGTGTGCAGGGACGGCAGGTTAAGCTGGGCCTTGAGATACCGGCAGAGACTACTGTCTACAGGGAAGAGGTTTACCTCAAGATTAAAGAACAGAACCGTTTGGCGCTTGAAAACACAGAGCAGGACCTTCTTGCTGCGACCGAGTTAT
- the rimP gene encoding ribosome maturation factor RimP, with product MEQGSLAKKISQFVEPAIESMGLTLWGVEVTSANRPAVIIYIDSKDGVSIDQCAEVSRDVGLMLEVEEIIDSAYVLEVSSPGLERKFFKPEQMSAYIGRKLDIALVFSLEGRKNFKGLLQDANEEGLTLELDDQEDPINIEWDRIKKAKLIHEFK from the coding sequence GTGGAACAAGGCTCATTAGCCAAAAAAATAAGCCAGTTCGTGGAACCTGCCATTGAATCCATGGGACTGACCCTTTGGGGAGTAGAAGTCACCTCCGCCAACCGTCCGGCTGTCATCATTTATATTGACAGTAAAGATGGTGTCAGCATCGACCAGTGCGCCGAAGTAAGCCGGGATGTAGGTCTCATGCTTGAAGTCGAAGAAATCATCGACAGCGCATATGTACTCGAGGTGTCCTCTCCGGGACTTGAACGCAAATTTTTCAAGCCTGAGCAGATGTCTGCATATATCGGCAGGAAACTGGACATCGCCCTGGTTTTTTCTCTTGAGGGACGCAAAAACTTCAAAGGTCTTCTTCAAGATGCCAATGAAGAAGGACTGACCCTCGAACTTGATGATCAGGAAGATCCCATAAACATAGAGTGGGATAGAATTAAAAAAGCAAAACTCATCCATGAGTTTAAATAA
- a CDS encoding flagellar basal body L-ring protein FlgH — MKKSILAILLLTALCAGCSPAKQAPTPMPVMTPPAQYEPEPMNNPGSLFAASDSEYLFDDNRARRIGDIVVVTVSETSKGKHTSDSKAEKANDTSLSVTGFSAGIATAVDPFNMNGASGDKPMIGSATSNKFSSKGETKNESSLTASVACRVVRILPGNVMQVEGARQVRINDETQVLVVRGLLRHRDIGPGNTVASNYLADAHIEVYGRGILADKQRPGWLSRILDNVWPF; from the coding sequence ATGAAAAAATCAATACTGGCAATTCTGCTTTTAACAGCCCTTTGCGCGGGATGTTCGCCTGCCAAGCAGGCTCCCACCCCAATGCCGGTCATGACTCCGCCTGCTCAATACGAACCGGAACCTATGAATAATCCCGGGTCCTTATTTGCGGCTTCAGACTCCGAATATCTTTTTGACGACAATCGTGCCCGGCGCATCGGTGATATCGTGGTGGTCACAGTTTCTGAAACCAGCAAAGGCAAGCATACTTCTGACTCCAAAGCAGAGAAGGCAAACGATACCAGTTTGAGCGTGACAGGTTTCAGTGCCGGGATTGCCACTGCTGTTGATCCCTTTAATATGAACGGTGCTTCCGGTGATAAACCCATGATTGGTTCTGCCACTTCCAATAAATTTTCAAGTAAGGGTGAAACCAAGAACGAATCCAGTCTGACTGCTTCCGTTGCATGCCGTGTTGTCCGTATTCTTCCGGGTAACGTGATGCAGGTGGAAGGTGCGCGTCAGGTTCGCATTAATGACGAAACTCAGGTTCTGGTTGTGCGCGGTCTTCTGCGTCATCGTGATATAGGCCCCGGTAATACTGTCGCTTCAAATTATCTGGCCGATGCACATATCGAAGTCTACGGGCGCGGCATTCTCGCTGATAAGCAGAGACCCGGATGGCTTTCCAGAATTCTTGACAATGTATGGCCCTTCTAG
- the flgF gene encoding flagellar basal-body rod protein FlgF, with the protein MRSSIFSALYGAMSNEHRIDISANNLANVNTTGFKRDNCAFQDTFIRFAHDSVADAKTYLRDKDILPEAKIMARPRLSEEVIDMSQGSFQKTGNPLDLAIRGDGFFKVQKDGQEYLTRNGVFTLSADGTLVTEQGYPVMASGGEVNLPPRSRVTVDGEGVIYADGQEVARLDFVQPADFRSLKKDGENLFVNEAGEVPAAGEVAQGYIEKSNVEVVNEMVAMIECQRSFEMYQKMITTTDTLDQKVIQQVGRADM; encoded by the coding sequence ATGCGATCCAGTATTTTCAGTGCCTTGTACGGGGCAATGTCCAACGAACACAGGATTGATATCAGCGCCAATAATTTGGCGAACGTCAATACCACGGGGTTTAAGCGTGACAACTGTGCGTTTCAGGACACCTTCATACGTTTTGCTCACGACTCGGTCGCTGATGCAAAGACCTATTTAAGAGACAAGGATATACTTCCGGAAGCAAAAATCATGGCTCGCCCAAGGCTTTCGGAAGAGGTCATCGACATGTCTCAGGGTTCTTTTCAGAAAACAGGCAACCCGCTCGATCTTGCCATCCGCGGCGATGGTTTTTTCAAAGTCCAGAAAGACGGTCAAGAATACCTCACCAGAAACGGAGTGTTCACACTTTCGGCTGACGGAACGTTAGTAACCGAGCAGGGGTACCCTGTTATGGCCAGTGGTGGAGAGGTTAATCTCCCCCCACGCTCCCGGGTTACTGTTGACGGTGAGGGAGTTATTTATGCCGACGGACAGGAAGTTGCCCGTCTTGATTTCGTGCAGCCCGCAGACTTTCGTTCCTTGAAAAAGGATGGTGAGAACCTTTTCGTTAATGAAGCTGGAGAAGTTCCGGCTGCCGGTGAGGTTGCTCAGGGGTACATTGAGAAATCAAATGTTGAAGTAGTTAACGAAATGGTTGCGATGATCGAGTGTCAACGCAGCTTTGAAATGTATCAGAAAATGATTACCACCACCGACACTCTTGATCAGAAGGTCATCCAGCAGGTCGGTAGGGCAGATATGTAA
- the flgN gene encoding flagellar export chaperone FlgN translates to MIRLIQANLDRQSKAVLLLSMLLQEEFSLLMNKDPQGVTGVELVIQELMRQISAERMSMRSFVQKIDPSAKRLGQVLPAIEDSQRKEIEQLLGKIDEFEQKCGVQATKNHQLAQALLEQSSSMLEFLHKEITPKQQNVYSSRGRYFNPKPQATLVNGRL, encoded by the coding sequence ATGATCAGGCTTATACAGGCAAATCTTGACAGGCAGTCCAAGGCGGTCTTGTTGCTCTCTATGCTTCTTCAGGAAGAATTTTCCCTGCTTATGAATAAAGACCCGCAGGGTGTAACCGGAGTTGAGCTGGTTATTCAGGAACTTATGCGCCAGATTTCAGCTGAGCGCATGTCCATGAGATCTTTTGTTCAAAAAATTGACCCATCCGCGAAGAGGCTCGGGCAGGTCCTGCCCGCCATTGAGGATTCCCAGCGTAAGGAAATAGAACAGCTGCTGGGTAAAATTGATGAATTTGAGCAGAAGTGCGGTGTTCAGGCGACTAAGAACCATCAGTTGGCACAGGCTCTTTTAGAGCAGTCTTCCTCCATGCTGGAATTTCTGCACAAGGAAATTACTCCTAAGCAGCAGAATGTTTACTCCTCAAGAGGACGTTATTTTAATCCCAAGCCTCAGGCTACCTTAGTTAACGGGAGGCTCTAA
- the flgG gene encoding flagellar basal-body rod protein FlgG: MMRSLWTAATGMVAQQTHIDVLSNNLANVNTQGFKKSRVEFEDLMYQTMRIAGSETEGGNRLPTGMQIGMGVKEVSIHKFFSQGSFESTGNPLDIAIEGNGFFLVDRNGEEAYTRAGAFKLDSDGRLVTSNGYPLQPEFTVPTEAVNVVVSEDGHIAALDKNGIELSSADITIYDFINEAGLNAVGKNLYLPTEASGAAIQGTPGEDNFGTLAQGYLEGSNVELVDEMVGLIVGQRAYETNSKAITTSDSMLQTAINVKR; the protein is encoded by the coding sequence ATGATGCGTTCACTCTGGACAGCGGCCACAGGTATGGTTGCGCAGCAGACTCACATCGACGTTCTTTCGAACAACCTTGCCAACGTGAACACTCAAGGGTTCAAAAAAAGCAGGGTAGAATTTGAAGACCTTATGTATCAGACCATGCGTATTGCTGGTTCTGAAACTGAGGGTGGTAACAGACTGCCTACCGGTATGCAGATCGGTATGGGTGTAAAAGAAGTCAGTATCCACAAGTTTTTCAGTCAGGGCTCTTTCGAAAGCACCGGCAACCCGCTCGATATAGCCATTGAAGGAAATGGATTCTTCCTTGTTGATCGTAACGGTGAAGAGGCCTACACCCGTGCCGGAGCCTTCAAGCTTGATAGTGACGGACGTTTGGTTACTTCCAACGGTTATCCGCTTCAGCCTGAGTTCACTGTTCCCACCGAGGCTGTAAACGTTGTTGTCTCAGAAGACGGGCACATTGCAGCCCTTGATAAAAACGGAATTGAACTTTCCAGTGCGGATATCACTATTTACGACTTTATCAACGAAGCAGGCCTTAATGCTGTAGGTAAAAACCTCTATTTGCCAACTGAAGCTTCAGGTGCAGCCATTCAGGGAACCCCCGGAGAAGATAATTTCGGTACTCTCGCTCAGGGATACCTCGAAGGATCCAACGTCGAGCTGGTTGACGAAATGGTGGGACTCATTGTTGGACAGAGGGCTTACGAGACAAACTCCAAAGCGATTACCACCTCTGATTCAATGCTTCAGACGGCGATTAACGTAAAACGATAA
- the flgK gene encoding flagellar hook-associated protein FlgK — translation MPGVNSLLNLGTGALFASQSAISVTGDNISNVNTKGYSRRNVRLEESMSINYNPGQIGTGVRAAEVYRNFDQFVENSYNDKATMRERWDTLYNSLSSVEALFNESRGYGLNSSLTKFFNDWQDLSQRPNDAASRQQLLSDTTNLVNSLHSMQNDMTRYQQQVEDYIKQDVAKANDIMTRIAEINQRINVDQIEGQNNPNALYDERAVLIRDLSEIMDTKMIDNGKGNITILTGAGQTLVDGDKHFSISYDGPQSQNNLSSTSTFDGQAYFAGSSEFEYTLECVTAGDVSGTPPAEYRVSLDGGTTWLKDDNGNVKTFTANNDTGAIQVEDLKIWFGTGSDSTATPANPMAKGDKFTIVPKNALYWVENTSTKENITPQINFAGQDNQRRVTGGSLAGFFNFRDNAVGRYKERMDAVTKELIWQTNRIHSQGAGLKPHTSLDGTYGVETDSVALGSGSSGLPFADRLQSGNSLMSFYNSTTGAMEASGQIDFSSITPPGVQNFDPSVHSLEDVEKAINDTFGTYVSASIVNHKLQIKAKDGHEFQMGTDTSGLYAALGLNTYFSGSEATDIEVNGSVNGDIDFINAGHVNGAGEANSGDNTNALKMKEMGMTDLNITTSFDGTTKQTLIEYYDGTVAVVGADTATAKFNYNFQDTLASDLNDKQQAVSGVNIDEEMSNLIKFQHSYTAAAKLITTADQMLQTLLGMKN, via the coding sequence ATGCCTGGTGTTAATTCCTTGCTGAATTTGGGCACAGGGGCCCTTTTTGCATCCCAGTCGGCTATTTCCGTAACCGGTGATAACATTTCGAATGTTAACACCAAAGGATATTCCCGCCGTAATGTTCGTCTCGAAGAGAGCATGAGCATTAATTATAATCCGGGCCAGATCGGAACCGGAGTGCGCGCTGCTGAGGTTTACCGCAATTTCGACCAGTTTGTTGAGAACAGCTACAACGATAAAGCTACCATGCGTGAACGTTGGGATACTTTGTACAACTCTTTAAGCAGTGTTGAGGCCCTGTTTAACGAATCCAGGGGATACGGTCTTAACTCAAGCCTGACCAAATTTTTCAATGACTGGCAGGATCTCAGTCAGCGTCCTAACGATGCAGCATCCCGCCAGCAGTTGCTTAGCGATACCACCAATCTTGTCAACTCCCTGCACAGTATGCAGAACGACATGACCCGCTATCAGCAGCAGGTCGAAGATTATATCAAGCAGGATGTCGCCAAGGCTAACGACATCATGACCCGTATTGCCGAGATCAACCAGCGGATCAATGTTGATCAGATCGAAGGGCAGAATAATCCTAACGCTCTTTATGATGAAAGAGCGGTTTTGATTCGTGATCTTTCCGAGATCATGGATACCAAGATGATCGATAACGGAAAGGGGAATATTACTATTCTGACCGGGGCCGGACAGACTCTGGTGGACGGTGATAAGCATTTCAGTATCTCTTATGACGGGCCACAGAGCCAGAATAATTTAAGTTCAACATCTACCTTTGATGGACAGGCATATTTCGCAGGTTCCAGTGAATTTGAATATACCCTTGAATGCGTGACCGCCGGTGATGTCAGCGGAACACCGCCTGCCGAGTACAGGGTTTCTCTTGACGGCGGAACCACATGGCTCAAGGACGATAACGGAAACGTTAAGACTTTCACCGCAAATAACGATACCGGTGCAATTCAGGTTGAGGACCTCAAGATCTGGTTCGGTACCGGTTCTGATTCGACTGCTACACCTGCGAACCCCATGGCCAAGGGTGACAAGTTCACAATCGTGCCCAAGAATGCGCTGTACTGGGTTGAAAATACTTCTACCAAGGAAAACATCACCCCGCAGATCAACTTTGCAGGACAGGACAACCAAAGAAGAGTTACCGGCGGCTCTCTGGCAGGTTTCTTCAACTTCCGCGACAACGCTGTCGGTAGATACAAAGAGCGCATGGACGCAGTGACCAAAGAACTGATCTGGCAGACCAACCGTATCCACTCTCAGGGAGCAGGACTCAAACCCCATACTTCTTTAGATGGAACTTACGGTGTGGAAACTGATTCAGTGGCGCTTGGCAGCGGTTCTTCCGGGCTTCCTTTTGCGGACAGACTCCAGTCCGGTAACTCACTGATGTCTTTTTACAATTCTACCACAGGGGCCATGGAAGCTTCGGGCCAGATTGATTTCAGCTCCATCACTCCTCCGGGTGTGCAGAATTTTGATCCTTCGGTCCATTCCCTTGAGGATGTGGAAAAGGCTATTAACGATACATTCGGTACTTATGTGTCCGCATCAATCGTTAACCATAAGCTGCAGATTAAAGCCAAAGACGGCCATGAGTTTCAAATGGGAACCGATACCTCCGGTCTATACGCGGCTCTTGGTCTGAATACTTATTTCAGCGGTTCGGAAGCTACGGATATAGAAGTAAATGGATCGGTTAACGGTGACATAGATTTCATTAATGCCGGACATGTAAACGGTGCTGGTGAAGCCAACAGCGGTGATAACACCAACGCTCTGAAGATGAAGGAAATGGGAATGACCGATCTGAATATCACCACTTCCTTTGACGGAACCACCAAACAGACCCTGATCGAATATTATGACGGGACTGTGGCGGTTGTTGGTGCAGATACCGCAACAGCCAAGTTCAATTACAATTTTCAGGATACACTCGCATCTGATCTTAATGACAAGCAGCAGGCTGTGTCGGGTGTGAACATTGATGAAGAGATGAGTAACCTGATCAAGTTTCAGCATTCATACACTGCTGCGGCAAAATTGATTACAACCGCAGACCAGATGCTTCAGACCCTGCTCGGGATGAAGAACTAA
- the flgL gene encoding flagellar hook-associated protein FlgL: MRISQQMLFNTYMSNMNRSLNNLVETNIQAQTQKKVNRPSDDPVGMARILDHRETLATVKQYRDNIDTAKGWLSLSDATMTQVSTILTRAKELAEQGASGTLTDDNREQISYEARQLFQQLVSLANTEYEGKSIYAGHKVDDNAFTEKLWMTTNDSNVSSRNFTITGNADKTIVVQFLDSGDIGGGAPLDYRYSKDGGKTFITKTLAAGDTSLDFDGVTMDFDLGTPPTNIPVTQNDSNNTNDTSGTWMWIRPTAVYKGDDEDSIDVIGMNTNLGGGRTNAEGSFSKDVVVRIDTATDLASQIEYSYSLDGGTTWTTGNVKSADGVDSNAVLTIPGGTLTIYSNTGGGGSNALGAGAQFVVHPDTAAMNVQIQENEYVRINDVGKDIFGGVYQLPGANGASVVFGGDSMLMSSNSSATHNMFETIGNLVAFLETNNQTGVQHCLDSLNLSQKHILTKAADVGGRENRLAVADNVLSSLELNEKDRISHIEDVDVGELMTKLSQQQIVYEAVLKSSSMIMKMKLLDYI, encoded by the coding sequence ATGAGAATATCGCAGCAAATGCTTTTCAATACATACATGTCAAATATGAATAGGTCTCTGAACAACCTGGTTGAGACAAATATTCAGGCGCAGACTCAGAAAAAGGTCAACCGGCCTTCTGATGATCCTGTAGGCATGGCCCGTATTCTTGACCATCGTGAAACTCTTGCTACAGTTAAGCAGTACCGGGATAATATTGATACTGCTAAGGGATGGCTTTCTCTTTCAGATGCTACCATGACTCAGGTTTCAACCATACTTACCCGTGCTAAAGAATTGGCTGAGCAGGGAGCATCCGGCACATTGACTGACGACAACAGGGAACAGATCAGTTACGAAGCCCGTCAGCTTTTCCAGCAGCTGGTGTCCCTTGCCAACACCGAGTATGAAGGCAAGAGTATTTATGCAGGGCACAAGGTGGATGATAACGCTTTTACAGAGAAACTTTGGATGACAACCAATGACTCCAATGTGTCTTCGCGAAATTTCACCATTACCGGGAATGCAGATAAAACCATCGTGGTCCAGTTTTTGGATAGCGGGGATATAGGCGGAGGTGCTCCGCTTGATTATCGCTACTCCAAGGATGGCGGTAAGACTTTTATTACCAAGACTCTTGCTGCAGGCGATACTAGTCTGGATTTTGACGGAGTGACCATGGATTTCGATCTTGGTACACCTCCGACCAATATTCCGGTAACTCAGAATGATTCAAATAACACTAATGATACCTCCGGAACCTGGATGTGGATTCGGCCCACAGCTGTGTATAAGGGGGACGATGAAGATTCCATTGATGTTATCGGCATGAATACCAATCTCGGTGGCGGCAGGACTAATGCTGAAGGCAGCTTCTCCAAGGATGTTGTTGTCAGGATTGATACCGCCACAGACCTCGCCAGCCAGATTGAATATTCTTACAGTCTTGACGGCGGTACGACCTGGACAACAGGCAACGTTAAGTCTGCTGACGGTGTGGATTCCAATGCGGTGCTGACTATACCCGGCGGTACTTTGACTATTTACTCGAATACCGGTGGTGGAGGATCAAACGCTCTCGGTGCCGGGGCACAGTTTGTTGTCCATCCTGATACTGCGGCAATGAATGTCCAGATTCAGGAAAACGAGTATGTGCGCATCAATGATGTAGGTAAGGATATTTTCGGTGGTGTTTACCAGCTGCCCGGAGCAAACGGAGCCAGTGTTGTTTTCGGTGGTGACAGCATGCTTATGTCCAGCAATAGCTCGGCTACCCATAATATGTTTGAGACGATTGGTAATCTTGTGGCCTTTCTGGAAACCAACAACCAGACCGGAGTCCAGCACTGCCTTGACAGTCTGAACCTTTCCCAGAAGCATATTCTGACAAAGGCCGCTGATGTCGGGGGCAGGGAAAACAGGCTCGCAGTTGCGGATAATGTCTTATCAAGTCTGGAGTTGAACGAGAAGGACCGTATTTCGCACATTGAAGATGTTGATGTCGGGGAGCTTATGACCAAGCTTTCCCAGCAGCAGATTGTTTATGAGGCCGTGCTGAAGAGTTCGTCCATGATCATGAAAATGAAGCTGCTTGATTATATATAA
- the flgA gene encoding flagellar basal body P-ring formation chaperone FlgA — translation MTKADFFPNFRRLARMLIIAAGIAVFAVSPVAASKQNTDWRIKIKSAAVVNNSRVTLGDIAEFYGDLPEQTKADLSRVELWNAPGKKRKPVRVNRNKLRVILQHYLGDLIRNCIIPSTLTMQTGGKVMSQEELQRAVVKVLTPYAEAMSGDYKFRDFKLPPHLFFKDSMDSLRVQIPRALEPGNNSFKMMVVSVDGRVLRQLAGTVFVDQWVPVPCPVRPINRKEVITPDLITWQSKNMAHMGSNIWDGKGGPWRVKVPVGTGQPILLSSIEPAPVIARGDKVTLMFRSKHLKLTVPVESLEDGGIGQTVTVRNLQSKRKVIATVVDGQTVQVK, via the coding sequence ATGACTAAGGCAGATTTTTTCCCAAATTTTCGCAGGTTAGCACGTATGCTCATTATCGCTGCCGGGATAGCTGTTTTTGCGGTCTCTCCCGTCGCAGCTTCGAAGCAGAATACCGACTGGCGGATCAAAATTAAGTCTGCCGCCGTGGTCAACAATTCGCGTGTCACCCTTGGCGATATTGCCGAGTTTTACGGGGATCTCCCTGAACAGACCAAGGCCGACCTTTCCCGGGTTGAGCTGTGGAATGCTCCGGGAAAGAAACGTAAGCCGGTGCGTGTGAACCGTAATAAACTGCGTGTCATTCTTCAGCACTATCTTGGAGATCTGATCCGAAATTGTATAATTCCGTCCACCCTGACCATGCAGACCGGCGGCAAGGTAATGTCGCAGGAAGAGCTTCAAAGGGCTGTCGTCAAAGTTCTGACTCCGTATGCGGAAGCCATGAGTGGAGATTATAAGTTCAGAGACTTCAAGCTTCCCCCCCACTTGTTTTTCAAAGATTCTATGGACAGTTTGAGAGTCCAGATCCCCCGGGCTCTCGAACCGGGAAACAACAGTTTCAAGATGATGGTAGTCAGCGTAGACGGGCGGGTTCTGCGCCAGCTGGCCGGAACGGTTTTCGTGGATCAATGGGTTCCCGTTCCCTGTCCTGTGCGTCCTATCAATCGAAAAGAAGTGATTACTCCTGATCTGATCACCTGGCAGAGCAAGAATATGGCCCACATGGGCAGCAATATATGGGATGGAAAGGGCGGCCCGTGGAGGGTCAAAGTTCCCGTTGGGACCGGTCAGCCCATCTTGTTGTCTTCCATTGAGCCCGCTCCGGTCATCGCCCGAGGAGATAAGGTTACTCTCATGTTTCGAAGCAAGCATCTGAAGCTGACTGTCCCTGTGGAATCACTTGAGGACGGTGGAATCGGGCAGACTGTTACGGTCCGTAATTTGCAAAGTAAACGGAAAGTGATTGCGACTGTTGTCGACGGTCAGACAGTTCAGGTCAAGTAA
- a CDS encoding rod-binding protein: MIESVMSTATAKANAESKELEGFKNKLTSLNDRLSGGKDVDKSLRDACKKFEAVFMGKIWQQMRKNVPKSGYLSNRYEQQYTAMFDKDFSEKLAEGGGIGLGDMLYDQLRSKLDKASKSTLPGTGNSTALKTLDDVGRQGSMHGARLASINEDASNGLPGIPMPKPGISLEDEDFTFEQRVERQAKNTQAGESKAQAPLSRPEAMAKIEELARKIEKEHDTKVYVQGVTAEEIGRKLAGI, encoded by the coding sequence ATGATTGAAAGCGTAATGAGCACCGCTACTGCCAAGGCTAATGCCGAGAGCAAGGAACTGGAGGGTTTTAAGAATAAGCTTACCAGTCTCAATGACCGGCTTTCCGGTGGAAAGGATGTCGATAAATCTCTCCGTGATGCGTGTAAAAAGTTCGAAGCGGTTTTTATGGGTAAGATCTGGCAGCAGATGCGCAAGAACGTCCCCAAGAGCGGGTACCTGAGCAACCGTTACGAACAGCAGTATACCGCCATGTTTGATAAGGATTTTTCCGAGAAACTGGCCGAAGGCGGCGGTATCGGATTGGGCGACATGCTTTATGACCAGCTGCGCTCAAAGTTGGATAAGGCCAGTAAATCCACATTGCCGGGCACAGGCAACTCCACTGCACTTAAGACGCTAGACGATGTAGGGCGCCAAGGCTCTATGCACGGGGCCCGTCTTGCTTCCATCAATGAAGACGCTTCGAACGGTTTGCCGGGCATTCCCATGCCTAAGCCTGGAATTTCACTTGAAGATGAAGATTTCACCTTTGAACAGCGCGTAGAACGTCAGGCTAAGAATACGCAGGCCGGAGAATCAAAGGCGCAGGCTCCTTTAAGCAGGCCTGAGGCCATGGCAAAAATTGAAGAGCTGGCCCGTAAGATCGAAAAAGAGCATGACACCAAAGTTTATGTGCAGGGAGTAACTGCTGAAGAAATTGGCAGGAAACTTGCTGGTATATAA
- a CDS encoding flagellar basal body P-ring protein FlgI: MKFINKMNNISAGLAAGLLLMFIVIMHAQPAEAVRLKDISSFSGVRDNDLVGYGLVVGLSGTGDGTNSAFTITSMINMLEKMGVQVDRNSIKPKNVAAVMVTAKMPVSAKPGAPLDVTVSSIGDSKSLFGGVLLLTPLKGIDGKVYALAQGSLTVGGFSASGDAAAASKNVVTVARIPSGATIERSVPFDFNRQQKITINLGMSDFGTTMQVVKGINNVMGGSFANAVDASTVDLAIPDNFRGNMVPLMAALENIEISPDTKAKVVVDEKTGTVVLGRNVRLTKVAIAHGNLQVVIAESADVSQPGPFAPEGAQTVTTPETDVQVQEDNNRLMLVEGATLQELVDGLNAIGATPRDLISILRTMKVAGALHAELEVI; encoded by the coding sequence ATGAAATTCATTAACAAGATGAACAATATATCAGCAGGGCTCGCGGCAGGCTTATTGCTCATGTTCATCGTTATCATGCATGCACAGCCAGCAGAAGCGGTACGGCTGAAAGACATCTCTTCTTTCAGCGGTGTGCGTGACAACGATCTGGTTGGATACGGATTGGTTGTCGGTCTTTCGGGAACCGGTGACGGGACCAACTCCGCTTTTACAATTACCTCCATGATCAACATGTTGGAAAAAATGGGTGTGCAGGTCGACCGTAATTCCATAAAGCCCAAGAACGTAGCCGCAGTTATGGTTACTGCCAAGATGCCTGTTTCCGCCAAGCCGGGTGCTCCCCTTGATGTAACTGTTTCCTCTATCGGTGACAGCAAATCTCTGTTTGGCGGAGTGCTGCTGCTGACTCCCCTTAAGGGGATAGACGGCAAGGTTTATGCTCTTGCACAGGGTTCACTCACTGTGGGCGGTTTTTCCGCCAGCGGTGATGCTGCAGCCGCATCCAAGAACGTTGTAACCGTGGCCCGTATTCCTTCGGGGGCCACTATCGAACGTTCAGTTCCCTTTGATTTCAACCGCCAGCAGAAGATTACCATTAATCTCGGTATGTCAGATTTCGGTACAACCATGCAGGTAGTAAAAGGGATTAATAATGTAATGGGCGGTTCCTTTGCTAACGCAGTGGATGCATCCACTGTCGATCTGGCTATTCCTGATAACTTTCGGGGCAATATGGTTCCGCTTATGGCTGCGCTTGAAAATATAGAAATTTCACCTGATACAAAGGCCAAGGTCGTGGTTGATGAAAAAACAGGAACAGTGGTTCTTGGACGTAACGTGCGCCTGACCAAGGTTGCCATCGCCCATGGCAATCTGCAGGTGGTCATCGCTGAGAGCGCTGATGTAAGCCAGCCCGGTCCATTCGCTCCAGAAGGGGCCCAGACTGTAACCACTCCCGAGACCGACGTGCAGGTTCAAGAAGATAACAACAGGCTGATGCTTGTTGAAGGAGCTACCCTGCAAGAGCTTGTGGATGGACTTAACGCCATCGGCGCAACTCCCAGGGATTTGATTTCCATTCTTAGGACAATGAAAGTTGCCGGAGCACTGCATGCGGAACTGGAAGTAATTTAA